Genomic DNA from uncultured Desulfuromusa sp.:
GGGATATAGTCTTTGTTATCTTTACGCAGGTGCGACAGGTAATATTTATCGAACAGGTTTTCAACATTGAGGCTCAAGCGCATATCGTGCAGGCTGTTTCCAACCTCTGGAATATCCAGGCCGGTACGCAGGTTGCCGATAGTATAGCCGGGGGTTTCCTGTTCCCCTGGTGCCGGATGTTTCTGTCGGTCAAACCAGTCACCGGAAAACTCAATCCAGTAGCGCATTGTTTCAGCAAAATGACTTTCCCAGCGGGCTCCCAAAGTGCCATTTAATGGTGGGATGTTGTTGAGGCGAGCACCGTTGTCCCGATCTTTTCCGACAACACTGGAAATCATACCAAACAGACCAAGGTGCTCTGTTAGACTGACCTGGCCTTCCGCTTCAAAACCATAGAGTTCAGCATTTTGAACATTGGTATATTTATAAGTCGGAATCCCTGTGATAAAAGGTGTGTCCTGCAACACGGTATCAATATAGTCATCAACCCGATTGTAAAACAGGTTAAGTGATCCTTGCACACGGGAAAAACGGACCTTCATACCGAGATCAAAATTTAAAGAATATTCGGGATCCAACTGTGGGTTACCGATCAGAACCTGACTGCCGCCGCCACGAGTTGAAAACAGCTCAAAGATGTCGGGAGCACGAAATCCGGTACCAGCATTGGTGGTCAGATGATAATTGTCGGTGAGTTTATACAGCAAACCCAAATTAAAAGTTGCGGCCTGGTCGTCGGCATCTGCAAACACGTTTGTTGCGGCACTTGAAGCAGTCAGCACCCCAGAGCCATTGTAGCGCTGATCGGTAAACTCAATGTTCTCTGCGCTGGCTTCAAAATGGTCATATCGAGCACCGGAAATCAATGTCAGCTTTTGACTCAGGTTCACTTCATCCTGAATAAAAAAACCAAGATGGGTGCGCTCAGCATCAGGAACGGGTTGAAAAGTGATCGCCCTGGCCAAACTATCATCACTATTGCGCTGAATCAGCTGGGTTTCCCTTGAATCCGTCTCTTCAAGAACAACTTCAAAACCGGTAGTTAAAAGCTGTCTCTCTCCAACAGATATCATCGTCTGAAATGAACCACCAAGTGCTGAGGATTCAATATCGTTGGATTTCAGATTATAGGTCGGGCTTCCTGAACTTGGAAACCGACCTTCAAAAGAACGATCCTGCTCGACCATATAAATCCTGGCTTTTATGTTTTCGACGTACCCCAGGCCAGTCCCTTCGTAGCCCAACTTATAGCTCTGCGTATCGAAGCTATCGAAATGCGAGTATGGCGCTGATGGATTTTTTTGTGGCACCCCCATGTCGTCAATATTATTAATCCGCATAGCTGCTGTAAGGCTATGATTGTCATTTAGTGCGTACTGCGCTTTGAAGTCGATATTCTTATTTTCAAACTGTGAGTTATTGACCTCATCACCGTTCCCATCGGTATAGTTTTCCATATCATGCCCGGAAACACCGAGGAGAACCCCCAACCCTTTTCCCCCTGCTGCCAGTTCATAGCGCCCGAACCATCCTTCATCAGCGCTGGAATACCGGCTTTTAATCGTACTTTCCATTTGCCATTGATCTGATTCGGCAAGAGCCACCTCACGACTGATAATGTTGATGACACCGCCCAGAGCATCGCTTCCGTATAAAGCAGAAGCAGGTCCTTTTACAACCTCAATTCGAGCAACGGTTCCCATATCCATGAAGGACGTCAGTGGCATCCGACCAGCCCAAAGATTAGTTTCACGATCTCCATCATAGAGAACCAGAACCCGGTTTTGTCCCAACCCACGAATGATGGGGCTGGTTTCCCAAGAACCCGCTTTTTCAAGAGAAACCCCGGGGATATTTTTTATGGCATCAGCAATTGACGCTGGGGCCGCTTCCTGAAGTTGTTGTTCATCAACTGATGATATCGGTGTTGGCAAGTCAAAAGTGTTATTTTCTGAACGGGTTGCAGTAACGACAACTGCATCCATCATATGAATATTGGTGGTTGCAAAAACGTTTCCGGAAAAAACCAGAAAAAGCCCAAATATAATTTTACATTGACGTACAAAAGACATGTCTACCTCCCTGGGATATTTAAACGAATTTCTATACAAATCACCCCACGGGAAACCAGATCGGAAACAATAAAAAAACCCGGAGCCTATATTGGCTCCGGGTAACCCATCTATTACCGATAGCGGTTCTTAACCTTTTATTCCCCTAGGGTTAAGAGCTTCAGACAGCAGCAGGTATTCTGACTTCCGGTTCATCCTCCAACGACGCCTTCCCAGAAAAATCCAGTGGCTTTACATCGTCTTTGTACCCGGTTACAGCGGTGGGTCCGTCCCCGATTTGCACGAGGTTCCCTGTATATCCCGAAGGAACTGCTATCCATAATTATGAGCGAAAAAAA
This window encodes:
- a CDS encoding TonB-dependent receptor; this encodes MSFVRQCKIIFGLFLVFSGNVFATTNIHMMDAVVVTATRSENNTFDLPTPISSVDEQQLQEAAPASIADAIKNIPGVSLEKAGSWETSPIIRGLGQNRVLVLYDGDRETNLWAGRMPLTSFMDMGTVARIEVVKGPASALYGSDALGGVINIISREVALAESDQWQMESTIKSRYSSADEGWFGRYELAAGGKGLGVLLGVSGHDMENYTDGNGDEVNNSQFENKNIDFKAQYALNDNHSLTAAMRINNIDDMGVPQKNPSAPYSHFDSFDTQSYKLGYEGTGLGYVENIKARIYMVEQDRSFEGRFPSSGSPTYNLKSNDIESSALGGSFQTMISVGERQLLTTGFEVVLEETDSRETQLIQRNSDDSLARAITFQPVPDAERTHLGFFIQDEVNLSQKLTLISGARYDHFEASAENIEFTDQRYNGSGVLTASSAATNVFADADDQAATFNLGLLYKLTDNYHLTTNAGTGFRAPDIFELFSTRGGGSQVLIGNPQLDPEYSLNFDLGMKVRFSRVQGSLNLFYNRVDDYIDTVLQDTPFITGIPTYKYTNVQNAELYGFEAEGQVSLTEHLGLFGMISSVVGKDRDNGARLNNIPPLNGTLGARWESHFAETMRYWIEFSGDWFDRQKHPAPGEQETPGYTIGNLRTGLDIPEVGNSLHDMRLSLNVENLFDKYYLSHLRKDNKDYIPETGVNIIATVQFSF